One window of the Rufibacter radiotolerans genome contains the following:
- the sppA gene encoding signal peptide peptidase SppA, whose product MRQFLKFVLATIVGLFLFMGVGVLLLIGIAAASVEDEVSIEEGSVLEIKLSQPVVERAPRSPFADLGMSDFFGERGIGLDEIKASIKKAKADDNIKGIFLNLDMLQAGMATVEEIRNSLIDFKKSKKFVVAYSEFSSEKAYYLASVADRFYLNPQGAIELNGLSSEVMFFKGTLEKLELQPYVFKVGEYKSAVEPFLLDKMSDPSRAQTTSFLNSLNDFMLRNIATARKKDFAVVKNISDSMLVHNAKDALKLGIVSHLGYYDQATDFMKARTGVKKDKDLEMVNLGTYKKVADPEKKSGSSRNRIAVIYASGDIVGGKGDDNTIGGKGMSEAIRKARLDKNVKAVVLRINSPGGSSLASDVIWREVMLTKKVKPIIASMSDVAASGGYYIAMACDTIVAHPTTITGSIGVFGILVNSENFLKNKLGITTDRVNTGKFSDVPTITRAMTPYEKMHIQREVDRIYEDFTTKAAQSRKMPLAQLKKLASGRVWSGIEAKQNGLVDVLGGIDQAIAIAARKAKLKEGEYRLRTLPAQKTFMENLFSDTESQVRVYSLQKELGPLLPYYQQYQRVMHMQSVQARMPFELNIQ is encoded by the coding sequence ATGCGACAATTCTTAAAGTTTGTATTAGCCACCATAGTAGGGTTATTCCTGTTTATGGGGGTAGGCGTGCTGCTCCTGATAGGGATAGCCGCGGCCTCAGTAGAGGATGAAGTATCCATTGAGGAAGGCTCTGTGCTGGAGATCAAGTTAAGCCAGCCGGTGGTGGAGCGGGCTCCCCGTAGCCCGTTCGCTGACCTGGGCATGAGCGATTTCTTCGGCGAAAGGGGCATTGGCCTGGATGAGATCAAAGCCTCCATCAAAAAAGCAAAAGCCGATGATAACATCAAGGGCATTTTCCTGAATCTTGACATGCTGCAAGCCGGTATGGCCACCGTGGAAGAAATCAGAAACTCATTGATAGATTTCAAGAAATCCAAAAAGTTTGTGGTGGCCTACAGTGAGTTCTCCAGTGAGAAAGCCTATTACCTGGCCTCGGTGGCAGACCGGTTTTATTTGAACCCGCAAGGCGCCATAGAACTGAACGGCTTAAGCTCTGAGGTCATGTTTTTCAAAGGCACCCTGGAGAAGCTGGAACTGCAGCCCTATGTGTTCAAAGTTGGGGAGTACAAGAGCGCCGTTGAGCCGTTTTTGTTAGACAAGATGAGCGACCCCAGCCGGGCGCAAACCACCTCGTTTTTGAACTCGCTCAATGATTTCATGCTGCGCAACATTGCCACCGCCCGCAAGAAAGACTTTGCCGTGGTGAAGAACATCTCAGACTCCATGCTGGTGCACAACGCCAAAGACGCCCTTAAACTGGGCATCGTTTCTCACCTGGGTTACTATGACCAGGCCACCGATTTCATGAAGGCCAGAACCGGCGTCAAAAAAGACAAAGACCTGGAGATGGTGAACCTGGGCACGTACAAAAAAGTAGCTGACCCAGAGAAGAAAAGCGGGTCCTCACGGAACAGAATTGCCGTGATCTACGCCTCCGGCGATATTGTGGGCGGCAAGGGAGATGACAACACCATTGGCGGCAAAGGCATGTCTGAAGCCATCAGAAAAGCGCGCCTGGACAAGAACGTGAAAGCGGTGGTCTTGCGTATAAACTCGCCGGGCGGAAGCTCCCTGGCCTCAGACGTTATCTGGCGCGAGGTGATGCTTACCAAAAAAGTAAAACCCATCATCGCCTCCATGTCAGACGTGGCCGCCTCCGGCGGATATTACATCGCCATGGCCTGTGACACCATTGTGGCGCACCCTACCACCATTACCGGCAGCATTGGCGTGTTCGGGATTCTGGTCAACTCAGAGAACTTCCTCAAAAACAAGCTGGGCATTACCACAGACCGCGTAAACACGGGTAAATTCTCAGATGTGCCTACCATCACCAGGGCCATGACGCCATATGAGAAAATGCACATCCAGCGCGAGGTAGACCGCATCTATGAAGACTTCACCACCAAAGCCGCGCAGTCAAGAAAGATGCCACTGGCCCAACTCAAGAAGCTGGCTTCGGGCCGCGTCTGGTCCGGGATTGAGGCCAAGCAGAACGGTCTGGTAGATGTGTTGGGCGGGATAGACCAAGCCATTGCCATTGCCGCCCGCAAAGCAAAATTAAAAGAAGGCGAGTACCGCTTACGCACTCTGCCAGCCCAGAAAACCTTCATGGAAAACCTGTTCTCAGACACTGAGTCGCAGGTAAGAGTCTATTCTTTGCAGAAGGAGCTGGGGCCGCTGTTGCCATACTACCAACAATACCAGCGGGTTATGCATATGCAGAGCGTGCAGGCCCGTATGCCGTTTGAATTGAACATCCAGTAA
- a CDS encoding DUF4249 domain-containing protein: MGAKLFSWPKVLFLLLMGTVSSCDMEQEIEVKLPVLPAQMVVECYLENGQPMRLALSESAGYFDQPQAVRVAGATVTITKNNEPPVMLRDTLWVDEANQKVYTHHNRRIVTAVPGDVFTLLITDLKGRRLTGKTTVLAPVPFDSIGYKFNDKPDQSKEAYLLVRWKDDGATKDFYRLLAHKKDSTGVDSQLDAELNDRLRNGMKITYTTTYWFEPNDTLTIKLFHVEEPYYNFISSVEDARRANGNPFAQPVTIKSTVAGGFGVFTHLNYQARQIILK, translated from the coding sequence ATGGGTGCTAAACTTTTCTCCTGGCCAAAAGTACTGTTCCTGCTGCTGATGGGCACAGTTTCCTCCTGCGACATGGAACAGGAGATTGAGGTCAAACTGCCGGTGCTGCCTGCCCAGATGGTGGTGGAGTGTTACCTGGAGAACGGCCAGCCCATGCGCCTGGCTTTGTCTGAATCTGCCGGGTATTTTGACCAGCCCCAGGCCGTTCGGGTAGCCGGGGCCACGGTAACCATCACCAAAAACAATGAACCACCCGTTATGCTGCGGGACACCCTGTGGGTAGATGAGGCCAACCAAAAAGTGTACACCCACCACAACCGCAGAATTGTGACGGCCGTCCCCGGCGATGTGTTCACCCTGCTCATCACCGACCTAAAGGGACGGCGCCTAACCGGCAAAACCACCGTGCTCGCCCCTGTGCCCTTTGACAGCATTGGCTATAAGTTCAATGACAAGCCGGACCAAAGCAAGGAGGCCTACCTGTTGGTGCGCTGGAAAGATGACGGGGCCACCAAGGACTTTTACCGCCTGCTGGCCCACAAGAAAGACAGCACCGGCGTAGACAGCCAACTGGACGCCGAACTCAATGACCGCCTGCGCAATGGCATGAAAATCACCTACACCACCACTTACTGGTTTGAACCCAATGACACGCTCACCATCAAGCTTTTCCATGTAGAGGAGCCGTACTACAATTTTATCAGTAGCGTGGAAGATGCCCGCCGGGCCAACGGGAATCCGTTTGCCCAGCCGGTCACCATCAAGTCCACCGTGGCAGGCGGCTTTGGGGTATTCACCCATTTGAATTACCAGGCCCGGCAGATTATCCTGAAATAG
- a CDS encoding purine-nucleoside phosphorylase → MSNTLQTLQEATDFIRQQTNLFLPDFGIILGTGLGALVKDIEITYSLDYADIPHFPVSTVESHSGKLIFGELGGRRVVVMQGRFHYYEGYTMEQVVFPVRVMKLLGIQKLFISNAAGGFKEDFELSDLMVITDHINLLPNPLIGKNIDDLGPRFPDMSEPYDLGLVAQALEISEEHGLNAKTGVYASVTGPTLETRAEYKYINNIGADAVGMSTIPEVIACVHMGLPCFAVSIITDLCSQDKIQRVVLKDILEAAAKAEPKMTLLITELIKRQN, encoded by the coding sequence ATGAGTAATACCCTACAAACCCTACAAGAAGCCACCGATTTTATCCGTCAGCAAACCAACCTTTTCCTGCCCGATTTCGGGATCATTCTGGGGACCGGTCTGGGCGCCCTGGTAAAAGACATTGAGATTACCTACAGCCTGGACTACGCAGACATTCCGCATTTCCCGGTTTCTACCGTAGAGAGCCATTCCGGTAAGCTGATCTTCGGGGAACTGGGTGGCCGCCGGGTGGTGGTCATGCAAGGCCGTTTCCACTACTATGAAGGCTACACCATGGAGCAGGTAGTGTTCCCGGTGCGGGTCATGAAACTGCTGGGTATTCAGAAACTCTTTATCTCCAACGCGGCCGGCGGGTTTAAGGAAGATTTTGAGTTGTCTGACCTAATGGTGATCACAGACCATATCAACCTGTTGCCTAACCCGCTTATTGGTAAGAATATAGACGACCTAGGGCCGCGTTTCCCAGACATGAGCGAACCCTATGACCTTGGTCTGGTAGCGCAAGCCCTGGAAATATCAGAGGAGCACGGCCTCAATGCCAAGACCGGCGTGTATGCCAGCGTGACCGGCCCCACCCTGGAGACCCGGGCAGAATACAAGTACATCAATAACATTGGCGCTGATGCCGTGGGCATGAGTACCATCCCCGAAGTAATTGCCTGCGTGCACATGGGCTTGCCCTGCTTTGCCGTCTCTATCATCACTGACCTTTGCTCGCAAGACAAAATCCAGCGTGTGGTCTTGAAAGACATTCTGGAGGCCGCCGCCAAGGCTGAACCTAAAATGACCTTGTTAATCACTGAACTGATCAAGCGGCAGAACTAA